In Pseudomonas sp. GCEP-101, one DNA window encodes the following:
- a CDS encoding PAS domain S-box protein, with the protein MEQLSDFAADPDVSAAHACADAAADVATLIRTRDWSDSPLGAPASWSASLQTLMRTVLPVKAQIVLFWGPQYVALYNDAYVPSIGAKHPRALGRPAQENWTELWDDLEPLLRGVRETGETFAAKDRPFYIERHGAGETVYFDVSYSAVRDDDDSIGGVLCIVTETTERVQFERRQAFLLELGRALPATSAPDHIEAIAVRKLGEELGASRVFFGEDNGDGVTFDVAQEFLDGAHSALGRHRYRSFGGELLRSLQAGLPVTRHYRNDDGNLPEGEAQTRRDLQLAATLHVPVIRHGVLEAVLAVHHEQPHSYAEFELRLAEETAKQAWTAILHARAEAALRASSAQLSAMFDQASAGIALCDREGYFKRVNERYCEIVGRSREELLHTRLQEIDELSPSGSLMPKEIVRRHLRPDGSDVWVQDQLTPLLDEQRAVTGMLCVCVDISARIRAENELRGVNEGLEERVAAMVAQRETAVAQLHEARKMEMIGQLTGGIAHDFNNLLTPIMASLELVRRRLDDERSTTLIDGALQAADRARILVGRLLTFARRQTLKPQVVSLRELVSDMRDLIERSLGSMIEVVIEIPERLPAVIVDPHQLELAVLNLAVNARDAMAEGGQLKIVGKVSDIADGQFDGIAAGRYVGLVVSDNGSGMSAQTLARCLEPFFSTKGVGKGTGLGLSMVQGLAAQSGGGLGIASQVGSGTQVTVWLPITDELASDDDGEVFDAPVAPRPIHVLLVDDEDMVRYTTRLQLRDLGYQVTDAPSAAAAMALIDNGLVPDVLVTDHIMADRTGAQLAQDLRQRFAQLPVLIITGYANLTPSQIRGYEVLSKPFRRAELAARLLQLVNPG; encoded by the coding sequence ATGGAACAGCTTTCCGACTTCGCCGCCGACCCGGATGTCTCCGCTGCGCACGCCTGCGCGGACGCCGCGGCGGACGTCGCCACCCTCATCCGCACGCGCGACTGGAGCGACTCGCCGCTCGGTGCGCCGGCCAGCTGGTCAGCCAGCCTGCAGACACTGATGCGCACGGTGCTGCCGGTGAAGGCGCAGATCGTCCTGTTCTGGGGCCCGCAATACGTCGCCCTGTACAACGACGCCTACGTGCCGAGCATCGGCGCCAAGCACCCGCGCGCCCTCGGCCGCCCCGCCCAGGAGAACTGGACCGAGCTGTGGGACGACCTCGAGCCACTGCTGCGCGGCGTGCGCGAAACCGGCGAAACCTTCGCCGCCAAGGATCGCCCCTTCTATATCGAGCGCCATGGCGCCGGCGAAACGGTGTACTTCGACGTCTCCTATTCCGCCGTGCGCGATGACGACGACTCCATCGGCGGCGTGCTGTGCATCGTCACCGAAACCACCGAGCGCGTGCAGTTCGAGCGGCGCCAGGCGTTCCTGCTGGAGCTGGGGCGCGCCCTGCCCGCCACCAGCGCCCCCGACCACATCGAAGCCATCGCCGTGCGCAAGCTGGGCGAGGAACTGGGCGCCAGCCGGGTGTTCTTCGGCGAGGACAACGGCGATGGGGTCACCTTCGATGTCGCCCAGGAGTTTCTCGACGGCGCCCACAGTGCGCTGGGCCGCCACCGCTACCGCAGCTTCGGCGGCGAGTTGCTGCGCTCCTTGCAGGCCGGCCTGCCGGTAACGCGGCACTACCGCAACGACGACGGCAACCTGCCCGAAGGCGAAGCGCAGACCCGGCGCGACCTGCAGCTGGCCGCGACCCTGCACGTGCCGGTGATCCGCCATGGCGTACTGGAAGCGGTGCTGGCGGTCCATCACGAACAGCCCCACAGCTATGCCGAGTTCGAGCTGCGCCTGGCCGAGGAAACCGCCAAGCAGGCCTGGACGGCGATCCTGCACGCCCGCGCCGAAGCGGCGCTGCGTGCCAGCTCCGCGCAACTGTCGGCGATGTTCGACCAGGCCAGCGCCGGCATTGCGCTGTGCGACCGCGAGGGGTACTTCAAGCGCGTCAACGAGCGTTACTGCGAGATCGTCGGGCGCTCGCGCGAGGAGCTGTTGCATACCCGCCTGCAGGAGATCGACGAGCTGTCACCGAGCGGCTCGCTCATGCCAAAGGAGATCGTCCGTCGCCATCTGCGCCCCGATGGCAGCGACGTCTGGGTGCAGGACCAGCTCACGCCGCTGCTCGATGAACAGCGCGCCGTCACCGGCATGCTCTGCGTCTGCGTCGACATCAGCGCACGCATCCGCGCCGAGAACGAGCTGCGCGGGGTCAACGAGGGCCTGGAGGAACGCGTGGCCGCCATGGTCGCCCAGCGCGAGACCGCCGTGGCGCAGCTGCACGAGGCGCGCAAGATGGAGATGATCGGCCAGCTCACCGGCGGCATCGCCCACGACTTCAACAACCTGCTGACGCCGATCATGGCGTCGCTGGAGCTGGTGCGCCGGCGCCTGGACGACGAGCGCTCCACCACCCTGATCGATGGCGCGCTGCAAGCGGCCGATCGCGCGCGCATCCTGGTCGGCCGCCTGCTGACCTTCGCCCGCCGGCAGACCCTCAAGCCCCAGGTGGTGTCGCTGCGCGAGCTGGTCAGCGACATGCGCGACCTCATCGAACGCTCCCTGGGCAGCATGATCGAGGTGGTGATCGAGATTCCCGAACGCCTGCCGGCGGTAATCGTCGACCCGCACCAGCTGGAGCTGGCGGTTCTCAACCTGGCGGTCAACGCCCGCGATGCCATGGCCGAGGGCGGCCAGCTGAAGATCGTCGGCAAGGTCAGCGACATTGCCGACGGCCAGTTCGACGGCATCGCCGCCGGGCGCTACGTCGGCCTGGTGGTGAGCGACAACGGCAGTGGCATGAGCGCGCAGACCCTGGCGCGCTGCCTGGAGCCGTTCTTCTCCACCAAGGGCGTGGGCAAGGGCACGGGGCTCGGGCTGTCCATGGTGCAGGGGCTGGCGGCGCAGTCTGGCGGCGGCCTGGGCATTGCCTCGCAGGTGGGCAGCGGCACGCAGGTCACGGTGTGGCTGCCGATCACCGACGAGCTGGCCAGCGACGATGACGGGGAGGTCTTCGACGCGCCGGTGGCGCCGCGGCCGATCCACGTGCTGCTGGTGGATGACGAGGACATGGTGCGCTACACCACGCGCCTGCAGCTGCGCGACCTCGGCTACCAGGTCACTGATGCGCCGTCGGCGGCGGCGGCCATGGCGCTGATCGACAACGGCCTGGTCCCGGACGTGCTGGTCACGGACCACATCATGGCCGACCGCACCGGCGCGCAACTGGCCCAGGACCTGCGCCAGCGCTTTGCCCAGCTGCCCGTGCTGATCATCACCGGCTACGCCAACC
- a CDS encoding efflux transporter outer membrane subunit, whose amino-acid sequence MPNPSPKPRHSLLALACAGLLLGGCAAVSEPATPPARLSPGGDWQALARGTAAQEPPADWWRLYQDPQLDHLVAQALQHNQDLQASLAHVDELLALLGQARAQRWPATTLSWQTFYGRTGDDQTLAQATDRRAASQWNQVPGFALDYQLDLWGQVRQSILAATANAEAAQAAHDQLRVNVAAGTARAYANACAYAARAAIQQHSAVTVERSLDLTLRQRRAGLVTELEVDRVRSLLEETRALLPRLQAEHQAALEELGVLTGSEPGHLPAAVSDCQQVPQLRQALPVGDGWALLRRRPDIRAAERTLAAAGHTVGVRQADFYPNVSFGASITSSAERLHDLGDHEAITYAVGPLIRWNFPNLLATRARLDGAQAHERQQLARFQQQALVALKEVRQNLARYRGEIGHRDALGSALDSSRNAYRLAQLNYQAGALDFLDVLDSERAMVRLEAEKAEADRRLVERQIELFHALGGGWQATPAGEPAGVITVSTRPAQ is encoded by the coding sequence ATGCCCAACCCATCCCCGAAACCGCGACACTCGCTGCTCGCGCTGGCCTGTGCCGGCCTGCTGCTGGGCGGCTGCGCGGCCGTCAGCGAACCCGCGACGCCGCCTGCCCGGCTTTCCCCCGGCGGCGACTGGCAGGCCCTCGCCCGCGGCACCGCTGCCCAGGAGCCGCCCGCCGACTGGTGGCGGCTGTACCAGGACCCGCAGCTCGACCACCTGGTAGCCCAGGCCCTGCAACACAACCAGGACCTGCAAGCCTCCCTCGCCCACGTCGACGAGCTGCTCGCCCTGCTCGGCCAGGCGCGGGCGCAGCGCTGGCCCGCCACCACGCTGAGCTGGCAGACCTTCTACGGCCGCACCGGCGACGACCAGACCCTGGCCCAGGCCACCGACCGCCGCGCCGCTTCGCAGTGGAACCAGGTGCCGGGGTTCGCGCTGGACTACCAGCTCGACCTCTGGGGCCAGGTTCGCCAGTCGATCCTCGCCGCCACGGCCAACGCCGAAGCGGCGCAGGCGGCCCACGACCAGTTGCGCGTCAACGTCGCCGCCGGCACCGCTCGCGCCTATGCCAATGCCTGCGCCTATGCCGCGCGGGCCGCCATCCAGCAGCACTCGGCCGTGACCGTGGAGCGCAGCCTCGACCTCACGCTGCGCCAGCGCCGCGCCGGCCTGGTCACCGAGCTGGAGGTGGACCGCGTGCGCAGCCTGCTGGAGGAAACCCGTGCCCTGCTGCCGCGCCTGCAAGCCGAACACCAGGCGGCGCTGGAAGAACTCGGCGTGCTCACCGGCAGCGAGCCAGGGCACCTGCCGGCGGCCGTGAGCGACTGCCAACAGGTGCCACAGCTCCGCCAGGCGTTGCCGGTGGGCGATGGCTGGGCACTGCTGCGGCGCCGTCCGGACATCCGCGCCGCCGAACGCACGTTGGCGGCCGCCGGGCATACCGTCGGCGTGCGCCAGGCGGACTTCTACCCGAACGTGTCCTTTGGCGCCTCGATCACCTCCTCCGCCGAGCGCCTGCATGACCTCGGCGACCATGAGGCGATCACTTATGCCGTCGGGCCGCTGATCCGCTGGAACTTCCCCAACCTGCTGGCCACCCGCGCCCGCCTCGATGGCGCGCAGGCCCATGAGCGCCAGCAGCTCGCGCGCTTCCAGCAGCAGGCGCTGGTCGCGCTCAAGGAGGTCCGCCAGAACCTGGCGCGCTACCGCGGCGAGATCGGCCACCGCGATGCCCTGGGCAGCGCACTGGACAGCAGCCGCAACGCCTACCGCCTGGCGCAGCTGAACTACCAGGCCGGCGCCCTGGACTTCCTCGACGTGCTCGACAGCGAGCGCGCCATGGTCCGCCTCGAAGCCGAGAAGGCCGAGGCCGACCGGCGCCTGGTCGAGCGCCAGATCGAACTTTTCCACGCCCTCGGTGGCGGCTGGCAGGCAACGCCGGCCGGCGAACCCGCCGGGGTCATCACCGTTTCCACGAGACCCGCGCAATGA
- a CDS encoding MDR family MFS transporter, whose amino-acid sequence MASDTEKTSLKAWVAVIGGLFGCFMAGMNVHVTSAALPEIQGSLSASFEEGSWISTAYLVAEIVMIPLTAWLVEVFSLRRVMLVGSAIFLAASVACSFSPNLATLIAIRVVQGAAGAVLIPLSFQLIITELPASRVAMGMALFSLSNSVAQAAGPSIGGWLTDAYSWRWIFYLQLIPGVFLLAAVAWAIAPQTPQLEKLRQGDWLGIASMIVGLGAVQIVLEEGGRKDWFGSEFIVWMLVIGVGALLLFIYTQLYGRRSFINLRLLAGYNFGVASAAMFIFGAATFGLVFLVPNYLSQLHGYNAREIGISLIAYGLVQLLLAPLMPRLMRWLNPKLMVASGFAIMALGCYLGAHLDADSAANVIIPSTVVRGIGQPFIMVALSVLAVSGLSKQEAGSASALFSMLRNLGGAVGTAALTQIVSQRERFHSERIGEQVTLFAPALQERVQGDPGGVFALNEWLPEQAETLARLGAHIRHEAFLMAYGDAFYLSFLALLACAVAALALRGNRNA is encoded by the coding sequence ATGGCCAGTGATACCGAGAAGACCTCGCTCAAGGCCTGGGTGGCGGTGATCGGCGGCCTGTTCGGCTGCTTCATGGCGGGCATGAACGTCCACGTCACCAGCGCCGCCCTGCCGGAAATCCAGGGCTCGCTGAGCGCCAGTTTCGAGGAGGGCTCGTGGATCTCCACGGCCTACCTGGTCGCCGAGATCGTGATGATCCCGCTGACCGCCTGGCTGGTGGAAGTATTCTCCCTGCGCCGGGTCATGCTGGTGGGGTCGGCGATCTTCCTGGCGGCCTCGGTGGCCTGTTCGTTCTCCCCTAACCTGGCCACCCTGATTGCCATCCGCGTCGTCCAGGGCGCGGCCGGCGCGGTGCTGATCCCGCTGTCGTTCCAACTGATCATCACCGAGCTGCCCGCCTCGCGGGTGGCCATGGGCATGGCACTGTTCAGCCTGTCCAACAGCGTCGCCCAGGCGGCCGGCCCCTCCATCGGCGGCTGGCTCACCGACGCCTACAGCTGGCGCTGGATCTTCTACCTGCAACTGATCCCCGGCGTGTTCCTGCTGGCCGCCGTGGCCTGGGCCATCGCCCCGCAGACACCGCAGCTGGAGAAGCTGCGCCAGGGCGACTGGCTGGGCATCGCCAGCATGATCGTCGGCCTGGGCGCGGTGCAGATCGTGCTGGAAGAAGGCGGTCGCAAGGACTGGTTCGGCTCCGAGTTCATCGTCTGGATGCTGGTGATCGGCGTCGGCGCCCTGCTGCTGTTCATCTACACGCAGCTGTACGGCCGGCGCTCGTTCATCAACCTGCGCCTGCTGGCCGGCTACAACTTCGGCGTGGCCAGCGCGGCGATGTTCATCTTCGGCGCGGCGACCTTCGGCCTGGTATTCCTGGTGCCCAACTACCTGTCCCAGCTGCACGGCTACAACGCCCGGGAGATCGGCATCAGCCTGATCGCCTACGGCCTCGTGCAATTGCTGCTGGCGCCACTGATGCCGCGCCTGATGCGCTGGCTGAACCCCAAGCTGATGGTCGCCAGCGGGTTCGCCATCATGGCCCTGGGCTGCTACCTCGGCGCGCACCTGGACGCCGACAGCGCCGCCAACGTGATCATTCCCTCGACCGTGGTGCGCGGCATCGGCCAGCCCTTCATCATGGTGGCGCTGTCGGTGCTGGCGGTGTCCGGCCTGTCCAAGCAGGAAGCCGGTTCGGCCTCGGCGCTGTTCTCCATGCTGCGCAACCTCGGCGGCGCGGTGGGCACCGCGGCGCTGACGCAGATCGTCTCGCAGCGCGAACGCTTCCATTCCGAGCGCATCGGCGAGCAGGTGACGCTCTTCGCGCCGGCCCTGCAGGAGCGCGTGCAGGGTGACCCCGGCGGGGTATTCGCCCTCAACGAATGGCTGCCGGAGCAGGCCGAAACCCTCGCGCGGCTGGGCGCGCATATCCGCCACGAGGCGTTCCTCATGGCCTACGGCGATGCGTTCTACCTGTCCTTCCTCGCCCTGCTCGCTTGCGCGGTAGCCGCGCTGGCATTGCGCGGCAACCGCAACGCCTAG
- a CDS encoding YgaP family membrane protein encodes MNEQNVSGWERALSLAIGLAGIGKGVRRGGVSGWLEVAAAVLVVKRGLTGRCRMKALLGDLQQASVAEVHPLPEPATRRGPGRTGKR; translated from the coding sequence ATGAACGAGCAGAACGTCAGTGGATGGGAGCGCGCCTTGTCCTTGGCAATCGGCCTGGCCGGTATCGGCAAGGGTGTGCGCCGCGGTGGCGTGAGCGGCTGGCTGGAGGTGGCGGCGGCGGTGCTGGTGGTCAAGCGCGGCCTGACCGGGCGCTGTCGGATGAAGGCGCTGCTGGGCGACCTGCAGCAGGCGTCGGTTGCCGAGGTGCACCCCTTGCCGGAGCCGGCCACGCGCCGTGGCCCGGGCCGCACCGGGAAACGCTGA
- a CDS encoding HlyD family secretion protein produces the protein MNMAVDEPQTAAAPATRLNSKRRLIGLGGGVLAIAALAVGAYWVSIGRYLEETDDAYVRADWIAISPKVAGYVAEVLVDDNQRVSAGTALVRIEDRDYQARLQQAQARRNAAQAAIAAQQAALVTLDAQLKEQQALIDQAAADVASAQAERQRAQLDYQRYRDLAAQQAASSQRLESVTADFARARSALSRAEAAASRQRTRLGVLQASHAQAAAQLQQQQARAAEADASLALAEHQQEDTLIRAPIDGMVGQRRVRQRQYVTPGLPLLALVPVEQSYVVANFKETQLRRMRPGQPVEVRVDSFPDARLHGRVESVSPGSGAIFALLPPDNATGNFTKIVQRFPVKIALDADARRQVPILPGMSVIAEADTRGQDEAQRHGQ, from the coding sequence ATGAACATGGCCGTCGATGAACCGCAAACCGCCGCCGCACCCGCCACAAGGCTCAACAGCAAGCGCCGCCTGATCGGGCTGGGCGGTGGTGTTCTCGCCATCGCCGCCCTGGCCGTCGGCGCTTACTGGGTCAGCATTGGCCGCTACCTGGAGGAAACCGACGACGCCTATGTGCGCGCCGACTGGATCGCCATCAGCCCGAAGGTCGCAGGCTACGTCGCCGAGGTGCTGGTGGACGACAACCAGCGCGTCAGCGCCGGCACGGCGCTGGTCCGCATCGAGGACCGCGACTACCAGGCCCGCCTGCAGCAGGCGCAGGCACGACGCAACGCGGCGCAGGCCGCCATCGCCGCCCAACAGGCCGCGCTGGTGACGCTGGACGCGCAGCTCAAGGAACAGCAGGCGCTGATCGACCAGGCCGCCGCCGACGTCGCCAGCGCCCAGGCCGAACGCCAGCGCGCGCAACTGGATTACCAGCGCTACCGCGACCTGGCGGCGCAGCAGGCCGCCAGCAGCCAACGCCTGGAAAGCGTCACCGCCGACTTTGCCCGGGCGCGCTCGGCACTCAGCCGCGCGGAGGCCGCCGCCAGCCGGCAACGTACCCGCCTGGGTGTGCTCCAGGCCAGCCACGCACAGGCTGCCGCCCAACTGCAACAGCAGCAGGCCCGCGCCGCGGAGGCGGACGCCAGCCTTGCCCTGGCGGAGCACCAACAGGAGGACACGCTGATCCGCGCGCCCATCGACGGCATGGTCGGCCAGCGCCGCGTGCGCCAGCGCCAGTACGTCACGCCAGGCTTGCCGCTGCTGGCGCTGGTTCCGGTGGAGCAGTCCTACGTGGTCGCCAACTTCAAGGAAACCCAGCTGCGCCGGATGCGCCCCGGCCAGCCGGTGGAGGTGCGCGTGGACAGCTTCCCCGATGCCCGCCTGCACGGCCGCGTCGAGAGCGTCTCGCCCGGTTCCGGGGCGATATTCGCCCTGCTGCCGCCGGACAACGCCACCGGCAACTTCACCAAGATCGTCCAGCGCTTCCCGGTGAAGATTGCCCTCGATGCCGACGCGCGCCGACAGGTGCCGATCCTGCCCGGCATGTCGGTGATCGCCGAGGCGGACACCCGTGGCCAAGACGAGGCGCAACGCCATGGCCAGTGA